A section of the Triticum dicoccoides isolate Atlit2015 ecotype Zavitan chromosome 7A, WEW_v2.0, whole genome shotgun sequence genome encodes:
- the LOC119332882 gene encoding disease resistance protein Pik-2-like: MVETVLSMARSMLGVVVSLAASAAAAEMSLIMGVRKDIWFIKDELETMQVFLVVAERIKNKDMLLKVWAKQIRDLSYNIEDCLDEFMLHVGSQSLSWRLIKLKDRRRIAMQIRELKSRVEEVSNRNIRYNLIKTEASNILEIDSYTDDVRTHLANNIDEAELVGFSKPKEQLIQLMDVETKDGPAKVICLVGMGGLGKTTLARKTYESKEGIVKNFSCCAWITVSQSFLRIEILKDMIRQLLGCESLKKCLKEIEGKAAQVEDFARYLKKELKDKRYFLILDDLWTVEAWQWIKDIAIPNRNNKGSRIIVTTRDVGLAKLCTSMSLIYHLEPLQIDDATNLLLKKTGRTYDDLEKDDNLHITVEKLVRKCGCLPLAILTIGGILATKKVTEWGLFYSQLPTELETNPSLEAMRRIVTMSYNHLPSHLKSCFLYLSIFPEDVEIQMRHLVGRWIAEGFVRVRGGVIIEEVAKSYFDELINRSMIQPSKVNIEGCVKSCRVHDIMHDVMVSISREENFVCLAEDNLASVAGENFRHVAYHGSNIRCTRGTADGVIVPNGICNLQEIQTLMIVEVEPTACRAIKELGELTQLRKLGVMTHTASLQKCKILGASIEKLSSLSSLRVDGRGNSSTTSSLEWLHSISLSTPLLKSLKLVGSLGKEMPNWVGRLMYLVKIHLRESEMIEGGRSMKILGSLPNLMLLRLDWWSYSGEKLVLSAGAFPNLRKLDIIGLVLLREVRFVEGAAPHMERIEISWCKLESGIIGINHLPKLNEILLSYGAKVARFDTLPCEVNAHPNHPMGRRQWKMQWTTLQVMLLILKLDIL; this comes from the exons ATGGTGGAGACAGTGCTGAGCATGGCGAGATCCATGCTGGGGGTCGTAGTCAGCCTGGCCGCTTCAGCTGCCGCCGCCGAGATGAGCTTGATCATGGGCGTGCGTAAGGATATCTG GTTTATAAAAGATGAACTAGAGACGATGCAAGTATTCCTAGTGGTCGCTGAGAGGATAAAGAACAAAGATATGCTTCTCAAGGTGTGGGCAAAGCAAATAAGAGACTTGTCTTACAACATTGAAGATTGCCTGGACGAGTTCATGTTGCATGTGGGAAGCCAAAGCTTGTCATGGCGGTTGATAAAACTAAAAGACCGTCGTCGGATCGCCATGCAAATCCGCGAACTCAAATCAAGAGTTGAAGAAGTAAGCAATAGGAATATAAGGTACAACTTAATCAAGACAGAAGCCTCCAATATCCTAGAGATAGATTCCTACACGGATGATGTTCGCACTCACTTAGCTAACAATATTGATGAAGCGGAACTTGTGGGCTTTTCCAAGCCTAAGGAGCAATTGATTCAACTAATGGATGTCGAAACTAAGGATGGTCCTGCCAAGGTGATCTGTTTGGTTGGCATGGGCGGTCTAGGAAAGACTACTCTTGCAAGGAAGACCTATGAAAGTAAGGAAGGTATTGTGAAGAACTTTTCTTGTTGTGCTTGGATCACAGTCTCGCAATCATTTTTAAGAATAGAAATCCTCAAGGATATGATCAGACAGCTTTTGGGTTGTGAGTCACTGAAGAAATGTTTGAAAGAAATTGAAGGTAAGGCAGCCCAAGTAGAGGACTTTGCCAGGTATCTCAAAAAAGAGCTAAAGGATAAGAGATACTTTCTTATTCTTGATGATTTGTGGACTGTAGAAGCATGGCAGTGGATCAAAGATATAGCTATTCCTAATAGAAACAACAAAGGTAGTCGGATAATAGTTACAACACGAGATGTCGGCTTAGCTAAGCTGTGTACTTCTATGTCCCTTATCTATCATCTTGAACCCCTGCAAATAGATGATGCCACAAATTTGCTACTAAAAAAGACAGGCAGAACATATGATGACCTGGAGAAAGATGACAACTTGCATATTACAGTTGAAAAACTAGTTAGAAAGTGTGGTTGTTTACCATTAGCTATACTCACAATAGGGGGCATCCTTGCTACAAAAAAGGTCACTGAGTGGGGACTCTTTTATAGCCAGCTCCCCACGGAGCTTGAGACTAACCCAAGCCTTGAAGCGATGAGGAGGATTGTTACCATGAGTTACAACCACTTGCCATCTCATCTTAAGTCATGTTTTTTGTACCTAAGTATATTTCCCGAGGATGTTGAAATCCAAATGAGACATCTGGTAGGCAGATGGATTGCGGAGGGGTTTGTTAGAGTCAGAGGTGGGGTGATAATTGAAGAGGTTGCAAAAAGTTATTTTGACGAGCTAATCAACCGAAGCATGATTCAGCCATCAAAAGTGAACATAGAAGGATGTGTGAAGAGCTGTCGAGTTCATGATATCATGCATGATGTCATGGTGTCGATTTCTAGAGAAGAAAATTTTGTATGCTTGGCGGAGGATAATCTAGCTAGTGTGGCAGGGGAGAACTTCCGCCATGTAGCATACCACGGGAGCAA CATCCGTTGTACACGTGGTACTGCTGATGGTGTGATTGTGCCTAATGGAATCTGCAACCTACAGGAGATACAGACACTAATGATTGTCGAAGTGGAACCTACTGCGTGCCGAGCAATTAAAGAGCTAGGGGAGCTCACACAGTTAAGAAAATTAGGTGTTATGACACATACGGCCAGCCTTCAGAAATGCAAGATACTTGGTGCATCCATTGAGAAGCTGTCTTCCCTCTCTTCGCTTAGAGTGGATGGTCGAGGAAATAGTTCTACCACAAGTTCGCTCGAGTGGCTGCATTCTATTTCCCTTTCCACCCCACTCCTAAAAAGCCTCAAGTTGGTTGGATCTCTTGGAAAAGAGATGCCCAACTGGGTTGGAAGGCTGATGTATCTGGTGAAGATTCACTTAAGGGAGAGCGAGATGATAGAAGGGGGGAGAAGCATGAAGATACTCGGGTCACTGCCCAACCTCATGCTCCTTCGCCTCGATTGGTGGTCGTATAGTGGAGAGAAGCTCGTTTTAAGTGCGGGAGCATTTCCAAACCtcagaaaacttgatattattggtcTCGTTCTACTAAGGGAGGTGAGGTTTGTGGAGGGTGCAGCGCCCCACATGGAAAGGATAGAAATCAGCTGGTGCAAGCTGGAATCAGGGATTATTGGTATCAACCACCTTCCAAAGCTGAACGAGATTTTACTTAGTTATGGTGCTAAAGTTGCAAGGTTTGATACGCTGCCATGTGAAGTGAACGCACACCCCAATCATCCT ATGGGGAGAAGACAGTGGAAAATGCAATGGACTACACTGCAGGTGATGCTGCTAATATTAAAGCTCGATATATTGTGA